One stretch of Brettanomyces nanus chromosome 4, complete sequence DNA includes these proteins:
- a CDS encoding uncharacterized protein (EggNog:ENOG41) has translation MPDNIVGRFVSTSIDDAQHLVDITPNPDSIRPKRKRNRPTVSCLCCKRKKIKCDRLKPMCGACLRNHMPDGSCVYVSHLPSIYAAEILEKQSIESEKGSSRSDSSDSFGDTSRLSPFMDTTDTLTNNINTSVSPKSEGEPKSFNPHNKRKRKTNPIMKAPISPTDYDDDPGFDKDTRIESLLNEIDRLRSALFRFDSDWLRPQVFNDIRAKDIYILRGIRKAHLRPLSHLSDRCLRFDKPNSSSFRGPSSFKSLLMCDANLGRLIRDVQGNLECERRAWRKSIHTRQYHDAMNLTLQTTSAKISLQVGSPTTARQIAIIRMLEDYLVDFDLFMRLTKNSFSVMKSFLPVTPKALMDDIISRRFQRVPGSNRIKIILSGFPSDFAEIALVISSLKFGFTTIIANKSSKEFSQTHPSNGIEDNHFSIYSEDKTNLLYFFATNLLEEAEYRTFATLPTLLTLIILFFIALRNVEKYDFVTFDNIPTFQSTTIQMAIVLGFHRGKSESTSVIQVEDGSAPPHCRRLINLLSTDDWHSIWCAVMYLDTMGSFNLGIPSMMNQTVDRCYETGNFNPDIRYIIGAYRTVLRLITEPTPDKSRRTDLIDRQYDPSSPTLFQLEKVILNIEMYNNNRMASFNKLMNQMHTTENQDEMPGIIFSLLLKLRISALLLFLYVHSYLVFRDSNNDLIRMGRMFGKSLDEVKELETRLFRRALKFAILMLGLLNHILLNDFYQNVHALGVFSTDLSGVFIRCIFSLCSYVAEALEKKDYENKVTLRIDDLDLPTLELLLNAANEFSSDTTVVAKYKQGMEKIKQCFMCPVSLLHYLNGFYFNSSRSSISRDYNFFASYKYLFLCLNYMEDNKLTFETFDREKFFKAFKNIDGTWFSS, from the coding sequence ATGCCTGACAACATAGTTGGCAGGTTTGTGTCCACAAGCATTGACGATGCTCAGCATCTGGTTGACATTACACCGAACCCAGACAGTATTCGtccaaagaggaagagaaatcgACCTACAGTATCGTGTCTTTGTTGTAAGCGCAAGAAAATCAAATGTGATCGATTGAAGCCAATGTGCGGTGCCTGCTTGCGTAACCACATGCCTGATGGATCTTGTGTCTATGTTTCTCATCTGCCATCGATATATGCAGCCGAAATATTGGAAAAGCAAAGTATTGAAAGCGAGAAGGGATCTTCCCGCTCTGACAGCTCTGATTCTTTCGGAGACACATCCAGACTGTCCCCTTTTATGGATACCACCGATACTCTCACCAACAATATTAATACATCAGTTTCTCCTAAGTCCGAAGGTGAGCCGAAGAGCTTTAACCCACacaacaaaagaaagaggaagacaaATCCCATCATGAAGGCCCCTATTTCACCGACCGATTATGACGATGATCCCGGCTTTGACAAGGATACACGCATCGAGTCTTTGCTTAACGAGATCGACCGACTTAGAAGTGCCCTATTCAGATTCGACAGTGACTGGCTCAGACCTCAAGTTTTCAATGACATAAGAGCtaaagatatatatatcctTCGGGGAATCCGCAAGGCGCATTTGCGTCCGTTAAGTCACCTGTCCGATCGGTGTCTTCGATTCGATAAACCAAATTCGTCGTCCTTTCGTGGGCCTTCCAGTTTCAAATCTTTACTTATGTGTGATGCAAACCTAGGACGACTAATACGTGATGTACAGGGTAACTTGGAATGCGAGCGGCGTGCTTGGAGAAAATCTATCCACACTAGGCAGTATCACGATGCCATGAATCTTACACTACAAACCACCAGTGCCAAAATTTCTCTTCAGGTGGGTTCACCTACTACGGCAAGACAGATCGCTATTATTCGGATGCTTGAAGATTACCTAGTGGActttgatctcttcatgCGTCTTACCAAGAACTCTTTTTCAGTGATGAAAAGTTTCCTTCCTGTGACGCCGAAAGCGTTAATGGATGATATTATATCACGGCGGTTTCAAAGGGTTCCCGGATCTAATCGGATCAAAATCATTCTTTCTGGCTTCCCTTCGGATTTTGCAGAAATTGCCCTCGTGATTAGCTCTCTTAAATTTGGATTTACAACAATAATAGCGAACAAATCCTCTAAAGAATTCTCCCAGACGCATCCTTCAAATGGAATCGAAGATAATCATTTTTCTATCTATTCGGAAGACAAGACCAATTTGTTGTACTTCTTTGCCAccaatcttcttgaagaagcagagtACCGCACTTTTGCCACTCTCCCTACATTGCTTACATTgattattcttttctttattgcTTTGAGAAACGTTGAGAAGTATGATTTTGTTACTTTTGATAATATTccaacttttcaaagtACCACTATCCAGATGGCCATTGTCCTGGGATTTCATCGCGGCAAATCGGAAAGCACTTCTGTGATTCAAGTGGAAGATGGTTCTGCGCCACCGCACTGCCGACGTTTAAtaaatcttctttctactGATGATTGGCACAGTATTTGGTGTGCGGTAATGTACTTGGATACAATGGGGAGTTTCAATTTGGGTATTCCTTCAATGATGAATCAGACTGTTGACAGATGCTACGAAACGGGTAACTTCAATCCTGATATTAGATACATCATTGGGGCTTACCGTACCGTACTTAGGTTGATTACAGAGCCAACACCAGATAAATCGAGAAGGACCGATCTGATCGATAGACAGTACGATCCCTCATCACCAACGCTTTTCCAGTTGGAGAAAGTCATTCTGAATATCGAAATGTACAATAACAACAGAATGGCTTCATTCAATAAACTAATGAATCAGATGCACACTACTGAAAATCAGGATGAAATGCCTGGTATTATTTTCTCCTTATTGTTAAAGTTGAGAATCTCAGCCTTATTGCTTTTTCTCTATGTTCATAGTTATTTGGTTTTTAGAGATTCCAACAACGATCTTATAAGAATGGGTCGTATGTTTGGCAAGTCACTCGATGAGGTGAAGGAATTAGAAACCAGATTGTTCAGAAGGGCCCTTAAATTCGCTATTTTAATGCTTGGCTTGTTGAATCATATTTTGTTAAACGACTTTTACCAGAATGTTCATGCTTTGGGAGTATTTTCCACCGATCTCTCCGGTGTCTTCATTCGCTGCATATTCTCTCTTTGCAGTTATGTTGCTGAAGCcttagaaaagaaggattaCGAGAATAAGGTGACTCTTCgtattgatgatcttgacTTACCAACTCTGGAGCTATTACTGAATGCTGCGAATGAGTTTTCTTCAGACACTACTGTGGTAGCTAAATATAAGCAGGGTATGGAAAAGATAAAGCAATGTTTTATGTGTCCCGTATCTCTATTGCATTACCTTAATGGATTCTACTTCAATTCCTCCAGATCCTCAATTTCTAGGGACTACAATTTCTTTGCCAGTTACAAGTATTTATTCCTCTGCTTGAACTATATGGAAGATAACAAGCTTACCTTTGAGACCTTTGACCGGGAGAAGTTTTTCAAGGCTTTTAAGAATATTGACGGTACCTGGTTTTCTAGTTAG
- a CDS encoding uncharacterized protein (BUSCO:EOG09341TFW): protein MTEDTAKVNTLVLDAGPLITQPAIGLQQLAHSFYTTPGVYNELRDERVRSQLPIWSDRLQVRQPRASSIKAISDFAKLTGDYAVLSMNDVHLMALTYELECELNNGDGRLRKYPGGKRNNEVEEKEDNKDGNKTIESNGVEEKPTEDDGWTTVRKAVPKKVSKKKGENHNKKSTSKKVDSTVGSEKDSAGEATVESISNSKPSNDDDDDDGDWITPDNLIETMMKNKNESIETDKVSVEKMKVAIATGDFAIQNVSLQIGLNLINAMSGMRIKRVRNYMYRCHACFTLTPMPKDGTPKHFCPNCGGATLMRCTVSVDSKTGEVKPFLKKNFEWHTKGNVYSIPSPLSKNSAKRYGRKGYQHRGNPNIEDLFLREDQKEYQQALKNAEWQRRQNEKAMDDFVGGGSADNIVSPFLAGNGLRPVKVFVGKGKNANAPRKQRK from the coding sequence ATGACAGAAGATACAGCAAAGGTTAATACGTTAGTTTTAGATGCTGGTCCTTTAATCACGCAACCAGCTATTGGACTTCAGCAACTTGCCCATAGCTTTTACACCACTCCTGGTGTCTATAATGAACTAAGAGATGAACGAGTTCGTTCCCAATTACCAATTTGGTCTGACAGGCTACAAGTGAGACAGCCTAgagcatcatcaataaaGGCTATTTCAGACTTTGCTAAATTGACGGGTGATTATGCTGTACTTTCTATGAATGATGTTCATCTTATGGCCCTTACCTACGAATTGGAGTGCGAGCTCAATAATGGAGATGGTCGACTGAGAAAATATCCTGGAGGTAAGAGAAACAACgaggttgaagaaaaagaagataataaAGACGGTAATAAAACCATTGAAAGTAATGGCGTGGAAGAAAAAccaacagaagatgatggatggACCACAGTTCGTAAGGCTGTTCCCAAGAAGGTGAGCAAAAAGAAGGGAGAGAATCATAACAAGAAAAGTACTTCTAAAAAAGTGGACAGCACGGTGGGGAGTGAGAAAGATTCAGCCGGAGAAGCCACTGTCGAAAGTATCTCAAACAGTAAGCCAAGcaatgacgatgatgatgatgatggtgattGGATCACTCCAGATAACTTGATCGAaacaatgatgaaaaataaaaatgaaagtATAGAAACTGATAAAGTATCagttgaaaagatgaaggtTGCAATAGCAACAGGTGACTTTGCTATTCAAAATGTATCCCTTCAAATTGGTCTTAACCTCATAAATGCCATGTCGGGAATGAGAATTAAGAGAGTGAGAAATTATATGTACAGATGCCACGCTTGCTTTACACTTACGCCTATGCCTAAGGACGGTACGCCAAAGCATTTCTGTCCGAATTGTGGAGGTGCCACTTTGATGAGATGTACCGTGTCCGTTGATTCAAAAACTGGTGAAGTGAAGCCGtttttaaagaagaactttgaatGGCATACTAAGGGTAATGTCTACTCTATTCCATCTCCTCTATCCAAAAACTCAGCGAAGCGGTACGGAAGGAAAGGTTATCAACACAGAGGTAATCCAAACATTGAGGACTTATTTCTtagagaagatcaaaagGAATATCAACAGGCCTTGAAGAACGCAGAATGGCAGAGGAGACAGAACGAGAAAGCTATGGATGATTTTGTTGGAGGAGGTTCCGCAGATAATATTGTATCGCCATTTTTAGCAGGTAACGGACTGAGACCCGTCAAGGTGTTTGTTGGTAAGGGAAAGAACGCCAATGCACCTagaaagcagagaaaaTGA
- a CDS encoding uncharacterized protein (EggNog:ENOG41), translated as MGSNLNSDRKNSGIQLSPLISPVDQSEVTSHPLSRDESDSTRRSSSIVSFSSEDSTALATRKNSTRSVNEAVAARAKATAKASARATGKTTKPCTKTKKKKKPQEIPTDITESPSVIAISNLRCPSPPPILQHPKPLSPQLERTPLINNEEPMDETESAIIDESETIASEEHLQADIDGISGTDSTTPGVTGLALRKRVAVHAMSAAIAAQTARDKIQDSPIKSNPITDSSFNTVVVDSPPLTSSSSSGSTGAIATSKLTESLRLQPEISHHKAPSMHAHFYVEDTLKHGPVRSRSASGSTTDGKSILETITQVPQQGQTVLSSAIASAVTPTGQSGQQQRPKSPFSPGISFTQVEHTPSPGSATINAGPIPPGTPSHENVDARLPHDDGKLHILFGACGSISISKTRLIIHKLEDVYKDKVSIQLILTKASEHFVSRGEFPSDVVIWKDSDEWTTWHSRTDPVIHIELRRWADILIVAPLSANTLSKIALGLCDNLLTNVIRAWNTQYSILLAPAMVSFAYNSPITKRHAKMIKEEMKWIEILKPTEKVVSSYGEIGMGGMMDWNEIVDKIVQKLGGYPEDEDDEDNDKDEDEDKDEDEDEDEDEDKDEDGDEDEEEDDDDEDDDDDEGKDADNKGVKEKENQSLKDDDDNNDDDDDDDDDDDDDDDDDDGNNGDDVEDDDDDDDDDDEEESLTMGVRRMTVAEEDEIN; from the coding sequence ATGGGGTCTAATTTGAATAGTGACAGAAAGAACTCTGGCATACAGCTTTCGCCTTTAATCTCCCCAGTTGACCAGTCAGAGGTGACTTCACATCCTCTTTCAAGAGACGAGTCCGATTCTACTAGACGTTCCTCTTCTATTGTTTCCTTCAGTTCTGAAGACAGTACCGCTTTAGCTACACGGAAGAATTCCACTCGTTCTGTTAATGAAGCAGTTGCTGCAAGGGCCAAGGCTACAGCTAAGGCTTCTGCTAGGGCTACTGGTAAGACTACCAAACCATGTACAAAgaccaaaaagaagaagaaacctCAGGAGATCCCAACAGATATCACTGAATCTCCAAGTGTTATTGCCATCTCAAATTTGAGATGCCCctctcctcctccaattcttcagcaCCCTAAACCCCTATCACCTCAGCTTGAAAGAACCCCTCTAATCAACAATGAGGAACCGATGGACGAGACTGAATCTGCAATTATTGATGAGAGCGAGACGATAGCGTCAGAAGAGCATCTCCAAGCAGATATCGATGGAATATCTGGTACTGATTCTACAACACCTGGAGTAACGGGTCTCGCTTTAAGAAAGAGAGTAGCAGTTCATGCCATGAGTGCCGCTATTGCTGCTCAGACTGCAAGAGACAAAATTCAGGATTCCCCTATAAAATCAAATCCGATtacagattcttcttttaatactgttgttgttgattcGCCTCCTCtcacttcttcatcttcttcggGATCTACAGGTGCTATCGCGACCTCCAAGCTTACCGAGTCCCTTAGATTACAGCCAGAGATTTCGCATCACAAGGCGCCATCGATGCATGCCCATTTCTATGTTGAGGACACTTTGAAACACGGACCTGTTCGTTCTAGAAGTGCGTCAGGATCCACTACAGATGGAAAATCTATACTAGAAACAATTACACAGGTACCTCAGCAAGGACAGACAGTACTATCGAGTGCGATAGCATCTGCAGTGACCCCAACAGGACAGAGCGGGCAACAGCAAAGACCTAAAAGTCCATTTTCTCCTGGCATTTCATTTACGCAGGTAGAGCATACGCCATCGCCAGGTTCTGCAACCATTAATGCAGGCCCCATTCCCCCAGGTACTCCATCTCATGAAAATGTGGATGCCAGACTACCTCATGATGATGGCAAGCTTCATATTTTATTTGGTGCCTGTGGATCTATCTCCATAAGCAAAACTCGTCTGATAATTCATAAGTTAGAGGACGTTTATAAAGATAAAGTTTCCATTCAGTTGATTCTCACGAAGGCATCTGAACACTTTGTGTCAAGAGGCGAATTCCCAAGTGATGTGGTTATTTGGAAAGATAGTGATGAATGGACTACATGGCACAGCCGAACAGATCCTGTAATCCACATTGAACTAAGGAGGTGGGCCGACATACTAATTGTTGCACCACTATCTGCCAACACTCTAAGCAAAATTGCGTTGGGCTTATGTGATAATCTACTTACCAATGTCATTCGTGCCTGGAATACACAGTATTCAATCCTTCTAGCTCCAGCCATGGTTTCTTTTGCATACAACTCACCCATAACCAAACGTCATGCCAAGATGATAAAAGAGGAGATGAAATGGATCGAGATTTTGAAACCTACGGAAAAGGTGGTGAGCAGTTATGGAGAGATAGGTATGGGAGGTATGATGGATTGGAATGAGATTGTTGATAAGATAGTTCAGAAATTGGGGGGATACCCcgaggatgaagatgatgaagacaaTGATaaggatgaggatgaagataaggaTGAGGACGAGGAcgaggatgaggatgaagataaagacGAAGATGGAGACgaggacgaagaagaagatgatgatgatgaagatgatgatgatgatgagggTAAAGATGCAGATAACAAAGGCgttaaggagaaagaaaatcaaagccttaaagatgatgatgacaacaatgatgatgatgatgacgatgatgacgatgatgacgatgatgacgatgatgacgacggCAAcaatggtgatgatgtggaagatgatgacgacgatgatgacgatgatgatgaagaggaatcACTCACCATGGGTGTCAGAAGAATGACTGTGgctgaagaggatgaaataAACTAG
- a CDS encoding uncharacterized protein (BUSCO:EOG09344AOV) gives MLRDAKASLDSEDYIKAGKLIDSALRENSTSLMALTLKTEINLRTKKYDEAIDCSRRALNEAELLCKRESIARARYQLSMAYFKTHKYAESFDQIMLASKYAEKDNEIMIFKEMVTKKYQTEADLTEEQIKQEEAKYDHSKQKSQVSTPTVKSQMRTDWYDGDSVVDISIFVKSIDKKSVAADFEPNSFKVEFMDTKGEKYNYAIPKLYNEIVPDECEYAVFSTKLEITLAKSKKLKWTNLKYDESKDKRAQEVEPTMQSYDNSEAVTSYPSSSNKKVDWSKYEGSDEDEANEEAGDDAALNFFQKLYSDADPDTKRAMMKSYVESNGTSLSTDWSEVAKKEVETQAPEGTVPKQWSK, from the coding sequence ATGTTGAGGGATGCAAAAGCATCATTGGATTCTGAGGATTACATCAAAGCTGGAAAACTTATTGACTCAGCGCTAAGAGAAAATTCGACGTCACTAATGGCCCTTACACTAAAAACGGAAATCAACTTGAGAACTAAGAAATATGATGAAGCAATTGATTGCAGTAGGAGAGCACTAAATGAGGCCGAACTTTTGTGCAAAAGGGAAAGTATAGCAAGGGCTCGCTACCAGCTATCGATGGCTTACTTTAAAACCCATAAATATGCAGAGTCTTTTGATCAGATTATGTTGGCTAGTAAGTACGCAGAAAAGGACAATGAGATTATGatattcaaagagatggtGACCAAGAAGTACCAAACAGAGGCTGACTTAACTGAGGAACAGATTAAACAGGAAGAGGCGAAATATGATCATAGCAAGCAGAAATCGCAAGTTTCTACACCAACGGTTAAATCTCAAATGAGAACTGATTGGTATGATGGTGATTCAGTAGTTGACATCTCTATTTTTGTTAAAAGCATTGATAAGAAATCAGTAGCTGCAGACTTTGAACCGAATTCTTTTAAAGTCGAATTCATGGATACCAAAGGAGAGAAGTATAATTACGCCATTCCAAAGTTATACAATGAGATTGTGCCAGATGAGTGCGAGTATGCAGTTTTTAGTACAAAGCTAGAAATCACACTGGCTAAGTCCAAGAAACTAAAGTGGACCAACCTCAAATATGATGAATCTAAGGATAAGCGGGCACAGGAGGTTGAGCCCACCATGCAATCGTATGATAATTCAGAAGCCGTGACATCGTATCCATCGTCTTCAAACAAGAAGGTGGATTGGTCAAAATATGAAGGTAgcgatgaggatgaagccAATGAAGAGGCTGGAGATGATGCGGCATTGAACTTTTTCCAAAAGCTTTATTCAGATGCTGATCCTGATACTAAACGAGCAATGATGAAAAGCTACGTGGAAAGTAATGGTACTTCACTTAGCACTGATTGGTCAGAGGTTgcaaaaaaagaagtaGAAACGCAGGCTCCCGAAGGAACGGTTCCTAAACAGTGGAGCAAATAA
- a CDS encoding uncharacterized protein (EggNog:ENOG41~BUSCO:EOG09343DW7): MASQPDTVESTKRLLQAQNKNADIIQFVIDRVASGKQYVPVNAFSLIYYLAPEGAKKNKFNGPLTEILFNALIPEGVFDGLIPDNCDLLAIKAGFLVSTDNSKWIKPSARANKTVVPLKRVSKTSTSGLPTFIKLNKVSASLATSVSTPNLTDGSSSDDMDDLESAEAEMDEKARKSKTSYFEEHENVDTLEEEDEDQLLNSEDLSMPTIVPLKCSKTGKKRRRACKNCTCGLKEEEEKQGSQRKSLQDSVLGNMAKSASDAAEVIENRLRRMDQKSKIIKFKPDEMNEIDFTVKGKTGGCGSCALGDAFRCDGCPYLGLPAFQPGQPISLDAFAQDI; this comes from the coding sequence ATGGCTTCACAGCCCGATACCGTGGAGAGCACAAAACGGTTACTACAAGCTCAGAATAAAAATGCTGATATTATACAGTTTGTCATTGACAGAGTTGCTAGTGGAAAGCAATATGTTCCGGTGAATGCGTTCTCTCTTATTTATTACCTTGCTCCAGAAGGcgcaaagaagaacaagttcAATGGTCCATTAACTGAGATCTTGTTCAATGCTTTAATACCCGAAGGCGTGTTTGATGGCTTAATTCCAGACAATTGTGACTTACTTGCCATCAAGGCTGGTTTCCTGGTGAGTACGGACAACTCAAAGTGGATCAAGCCAAGTGCAAGGGCCAATAAAACAGTTGTGCCCTTGAAGAGAGTCTCCAAAACGTCAACTTCGGGACTTCCTACCTTCATTAAATTGAACAAAGTGTCGGCCAGTTTGGCTACTTCTGTCAGTACTCCTAATCTTACTGATGGTAGTAGCTCTGATGATATGGATGACTTGGAGTCTGCAGAAGCCgaaatggatgaaaagGCTAGAAAGAGTAAGACGAGTTATTTCGAGGAGCATGAAAACGTTGACACtctcgaagaagaagatgaggatcaGCTTTTGAACTCTGAGGATTTGTCTATGCCTACAATTGTTCCCTTAAAGTGTTCCAAAACTGgtaaaaagagaagaagagcatgCAAAAACTGTACATGTGGTCttaaggaagaagaggaaaagcAAGGGtctcaaagaaaaagtttgCAGGATTCCGTTCTTGGTAACATGGCAAAAAGTGCCAGTGATGCCGCTGAAGTTATTGAAAATAGGCTTAGGCGAATGGACCAAAAGAGTAAAATTATTAAGTTCAAGCCGGACGAGATGAACGAAATAGACTTTACTGTCAAAGGAAAAACCGGCGGATGTGGATCATGCGCATTAGGTGATGCCTTTAGATGCGATGGTTGTCCCTATCTTGGTCTGCCGGCTTTTCAGCCCGGCCAGCCAATTAGTTTGGATGCTTTCGCTCAGGATATCTAA
- a CDS encoding uncharacterized protein (BUSCO:EOG09340PW0): MKVLEVQQTIGRWAPSERKKFIEWLAKEQSKESTDSSDESLDKSKHATDLSKENLLDKQGAEVTSTDQSNTGNGGLLRTPQKVICDIVHTFNELRQTTSLVGGNCQSEYLLWLEKMKRSAEDRKAEMIRSEKQLNDQFISSLETIKKIFQLLLNCNVCENQESTMELLGDKIQPIMSEFLKGKLQKLRNYSSDSLTMSTLNELAKTDILKLEPIIEESISDLSKKLQKFYRLLDLVGECMADESFLHLLPSKDEVQSLSVFIKDPDTVKMIMSTKFSNVNSELLNKLDDEIDVVERLASERINQVKVLQTQARSLSAQLFISIDDLDTTVYTTDEEFKEHISLTKESIQRYQDKVAELDRCREKRQEKLDLYMKRVGDLWSILRSDDSSIQKFLKENKNLKEESLIKFEDLLKQLEQEKRDNMAKFIQASQERVKGYWDLLMYDENERRTFKEYYVEDTDQFDNKLLNSYSAEIEKLRKEAENLKPLIQNISLLDKLLEDKHQVDESSKDPSRLLRRDSFKILRREEKTRTRLGKLLPVTIDKIKKGLTEYSAQGGRIIKVNGEPYIERIKEIEQTVIHRRPRMRARSQRINKQVIQPSKGRVRTRSLRTTSEPYRSIHATPAHSIIRHRSTSEMTNPFLSRENTPHKRAKLNDGSHSSNFQLEKRLGSPIVFSDRFDESTGNRRTDSIQSLNISGSTTVSNKPIVIKGGSPVRHLDYSTASKTQVNQNFMSMPKLRLSLTPHSQAGSESLVPVSLDHHTNLSVNKKFRYPTSSHGLLQNGPNISVPATMACEKGISRKRVASYQMQPVEELSDSLIYFSESETPVLEDKENQPPQVVDAGNLKQLFSSISAVKPSISWETDTF; this comes from the coding sequence ATGAAAGTTCTAGAGGTCCAACAAACAATAGGTAGATGGGCGCCGTCAGAACGGAAGAAATTCATAGAATGGCTAGCCAAAGAGCAGTCAAAAGAATCCACAGATTCTTCCGATGAATCATTGGATAAATCCAAGCATGCGACAGATCTCTCAAAGGAGAATCTTTTAGATAAACAAGGTGCAGAGGTTACTAGTACCGATCAGAGTAATACAGGTAATGGTGGGCTACTGCGCACCCCGCAGAAAGTTATATGTGATATTGTTCATACATTCAACGAGCTTCGTCAGACAACTTCGCTGGTAGGAGGTAATTGTCAATCTGAGTATTTGCTGTGGCttgagaaaatgaaaagatcAGCGGAAGATCGAAAAGCAGAGATGATACGATCTGAGAAGCAGCTAAATGATCAATTCATCAGCTCACTCGAGacaataaagaagatatttCAGTTACTCTTGAACTGCAATGTTTGTGAAAATCAAGAATCTACAATGGAACTTCTTGGTGATAAGATACAACCAATTATGAGTGAGTTTTTGAAAGGAAAGCTGCAGAAGCTTCGAAATTACTCCTCTGATTCATTGACCATGTCGACGCTCAACGAACTTGCGAAAACAGACATACTCAAATTAGAGCCCATTATAGAAGAGAGCATATCCGATTTATCCAAGAAATTACAAAAGTTCTATCGGTTGCTGGACTTGGTGGGTGAATGTATGGCAGATGAGTCATTTTTGCACCTTCTTCCATCAAAAGACGAGGTGCAAAGTTTGTCTGTATTTATCAAGGATCCCGATACTGTTAAGATGATTATGAGTACAAAATTCTCCAACGTAAATTCAGAGTTGTTGAATAAACTAGACgatgaaattgatgttGTGGAGAGGCTGGCCTCTGAGCGAATCAATCAAGTGAAAGTGTTACAGACACAAGCACGCAGTCTCAGCGCTCAGTTATTTATTAGcattgatgatttggacACGACAGTTTACACCACAGATGAGGAATTTAAAGAACACATATCTTTAACAAAGGAGAGTATACAACGGTACCAAGATAAAGTGGCAGAACTTGACAGGTGTAGGGAGAAAAGACAGGAAAAGCTAGATCTTTATATGAAGAGAGTGGGCGATTTGTGGAGCATTCTCAGATCTGACGATAGTTCGATTCAAAAGTTTCTTAAGGAAaacaagaacttgaaggaggagtCGTTGATAAAATTTGAAGACCTACTCAAGCAATTGGAGCAGGAAAAAAGGGACAATATGGCCAAGTTTATACAGGCAAGCCAAGAAAGAGTGAAGGGTTATTGGGACCTGTTGATGtacgatgaaaatgaacGAAGAACCTTTAAGGAGTATTATGTGGAAGACACTGATCAGTTTGATAATAAATTATTGAATTCCTATTCGGCTGAGATTGAGAAGCTTCGgaaagaagctgaaaattTGAAGCCACTTATACAGAATATTTCTCTATTGGACAAACTTCTTGAGGATAAGCATCAAGTGGAtgaatcttcaaaggaTCCAAGCAGATTGCTTAGACGCGATTCGTTTAAAATtctaagaagagaggaGAAGACAAGAACAAGGCTTGGTAAACTGCTTCCTGTCACCATTGATaaaatcaagaaaggaTTAACCGAATACAGCGCGCAGGGAGGCCGCATCATAAAGGTGAATGGGGAACCATACATCgaaagaatcaaagagatcgaACAGACGGTGATTCATAGAAGACCTCGAATGCGTGCAAGATCTCAGAGGATAAATAAACAAGTTATACAGCCTTCCAAAGGAAGAGTGAGAACAAGAAGCTTGAGAACAACCAGCGAGCCTTACCGATCCATCCATGCTACGCCTGCGCACTCTATCATTCGCCACCGCAGCACAAGTGAAATGACTAATCCGTTTCTATCTCGAGAAAACACACCTCACAAACGGGCCAAGCTGAACGATGGATCTCACTCAAGCAATTTCCAGCTCGAAAAGCGGCTTGGCTCACCTATAGTGTTCTCTGATCGTTTCGATGAAAGTACTGGTAATCGGAGAACAGATTCAATACAATCTTTAAACATCAGTGGCAGCACTACAGTTTCAAACAAACCAATCGTCATCAAGGGTGGCTCTCCTGTGAGACATCTTGACTATTCCACCGCTTCCAAAACCCAGGTCAACCAGAATTTTATGAGTATGCCGAAATTACGTCTTTCTTTGACACCGCATTCGCAGGCGGGTTCTGAAAGTCTTGTACCTgtctctttggatcatCACACTAACCTATCGGTGAATAAGAAGTTTCGTTATCCTACTTCTTCTCACGGTTTACTGCAGAACGGACCTAACATTTCAGTGCCTGCCACTATGGCGTGTGAGAAAGGTATTTCTAGAAAGAGAGTTGCCTCGTACCAGATGCAGCCCGTTGAAGAGTTGAGCGATTCCCTAATATATTTTAGCGAGTCTGAGACTCCGGTACTggaagataaagaaaaccAACCTCCACAAGTGGTGGATGCTGGAAACCTTAAGCAgcttttctcttcaatatcagcTGTGAAACCATCGATTAGCTGGGAAACTGATACCTTTTAA